A genome region from Candidatus Oleimmundimicrobium sp. includes the following:
- a CDS encoding YtxH domain-containing protein, with the protein MSDERRFGFEEFGIGLFAGAAIGIVAGLLLAPQSGATTRRQITEYAEGAKDLTEDLVQKAKNNLDLLIEKAEILVGLQEKLAWKKIESLRADLKKYDLHEA; encoded by the coding sequence ATGAGCGATGAAAGAAGATTTGGTTTTGAGGAGTTTGGCATAGGTCTTTTTGCCGGCGCGGCTATAGGGATAGTTGCCGGGCTGCTTCTTGCCCCCCAATCTGGAGCAACTACCAGAAGGCAAATTACCGAATATGCTGAGGGCGCCAAAGATTTAACCGAAGACCTTGTTCAGAAGGCAAAGAACAACTTAGATCTCTTGATTGAAAAAGCGGAGATTCTGGTGGGTCTTCAGGAAAAGCTTGCTTGGAAAAAAATAGAATCTCTTCGGGCCGATCTCAAAAAATATGATTTACACGAGGCATAA